The following are encoded together in the Flavobacterium sp. TR2 genome:
- a CDS encoding GPW/gp25 family protein, with product MELKSFLGTGWKFPPSFSKETKNVTLVSDETDIAESLHILLSTDPGERLMRPEYGCNLRKFMFERHDASFVTGLNNTISKAILNFEARVDFIDAKVVTRNELDGVLHIEVNYKIIITNTRHNIVFPFYLLEGTNL from the coding sequence ATGGAATTAAAATCATTTTTAGGAACAGGATGGAAATTTCCTCCTTCATTTAGCAAAGAAACTAAAAATGTAACATTAGTCTCAGACGAAACCGATATTGCAGAAAGTCTCCATATTTTATTGAGCACAGATCCAGGAGAAAGATTAATGAGACCTGAGTATGGCTGCAATCTTCGAAAATTTATGTTTGAGCGTCATGACGCATCTTTTGTTACAGGTTTGAACAATACCATTAGCAAGGCAATTTTAAATTTTGAAGCGCGTGTCGATTTTATTGATGCCAAAGTAGTAACCCGCAACGAATTGGACGGAGTGCTGCATATCGAAGTCAATTATAAAATCATTATAACAAACACTAGACACAATATTGTATTTCCCTTTTACCTTCTTGAGGGGACTAATTTATAG
- a CDS encoding PAAR domain-containing protein — protein MGAPAARITDMHTCPMVTPGLPPIPHVGGPIVAGAPTVLIGSLPAARVGDMLVCVGPPDSIVKGSSTVLICGMPAARMGDTTAHGGSIVLGLPTVLIGG, from the coding sequence ATGGGAGCTCCAGCCGCTAGAATAACAGATATGCATACTTGTCCAATGGTAACGCCAGGACTGCCGCCAATACCGCACGTAGGCGGACCAATTGTAGCAGGTGCTCCAACCGTTTTAATAGGTTCTTTGCCTGCTGCTCGAGTAGGCGATATGCTCGTATGCGTAGGACCGCCTGACAGTATTGTAAAAGGTTCATCGACAGTACTTATTTGTGGTATGCCTGCCGCTCGTATGGGCGATACGACCGCACATGGAGGCTCGATTGTTTTGGGTTTGCCAACCGTTTTGATAGGAGGATAA
- the vgrG gene encoding type VI secretion system tip protein VgrG — translation MPAKSPLDISDPTLRLTIKANGSPIKDSYPVESVYITHELNRISYAEISLIDGTVESADFPISDSADLIPGNTIEITAGYGSDAETSIFKGVIVKQAIRINDGEPFALIITCKHKAVTMCYNKTEAQFSSKTDSAIMNSIASNYGVTATVDSTTAVSEAMFQKLATDWDFVLARADFNGFVIALDGDEMTIGKPKVDGDAVLRIGFGESILSFDAELSAEKQPTALQVSSWDIKQQSLLVSNAAEPSLNAQGNLSAKTLSGQLNQKELKLTSNTPLTNEDLTVWGNSSLLKIRLAAIRGVVSFIGNGTVKPNTVIELAGVGDRFNGNAYVTMVNHVLESGNWTTKVKFGLDEKFAYENKDFAYPNASGQLPPINGLQVATVKKIFGDPDSQFRILITLPSNAENQDGIWARMANFHATNKAGAGFLPEVGDEVIIGFLENDPRYPVILGSLYSTAKTAAATAADNNNYIKTIITKSQLKMTFDDEKKILKLETPAGNYITFSDDAKSIEIKDQHSNSITMDSNGISVQSSKDIVLDAKGKISLTAVQNVEIEAQMDVKMTGLNINNNANIGFVAKGAATAELSASGQTTVKGAIVMIN, via the coding sequence ATGCCAGCAAAATCACCATTAGATATTTCTGATCCTACCTTAAGGCTGACGATTAAAGCAAATGGAAGCCCAATAAAAGATTCGTACCCTGTAGAATCTGTATACATTACACATGAATTAAACAGAATATCATATGCTGAAATTAGTCTTATTGACGGAACAGTAGAATCTGCTGATTTTCCTATTAGCGATAGCGCCGATCTGATTCCGGGCAATACAATTGAAATTACAGCAGGTTACGGATCAGATGCCGAAACATCTATTTTTAAGGGGGTAATTGTAAAACAAGCGATCCGTATAAATGATGGAGAGCCTTTTGCCTTAATTATTACCTGCAAACATAAAGCAGTTACGATGTGCTACAATAAAACGGAAGCACAATTTAGCAGTAAAACTGATAGTGCAATTATGAATTCCATTGCCAGCAATTACGGCGTTACTGCAACGGTTGACAGTACAACGGCCGTTTCTGAAGCCATGTTCCAAAAACTAGCTACAGATTGGGATTTTGTTTTGGCGCGTGCAGATTTTAATGGTTTTGTTATTGCATTAGATGGCGACGAAATGACAATCGGTAAACCAAAAGTTGACGGGGATGCTGTGCTTCGCATTGGTTTTGGAGAATCTATTCTTTCCTTTGATGCAGAATTATCGGCAGAGAAACAGCCTACAGCTTTGCAGGTAAGCAGTTGGGATATTAAACAGCAAAGTCTATTGGTGTCGAACGCAGCCGAGCCTTCTCTCAATGCACAAGGAAATTTGAGCGCTAAAACATTATCGGGCCAGCTAAATCAAAAAGAATTAAAGCTCACTTCAAATACGCCGCTTACAAATGAAGATTTAACGGTTTGGGGAAATTCAAGTTTATTAAAAATCAGATTGGCCGCCATAAGAGGAGTGGTCAGTTTTATAGGCAATGGAACAGTAAAGCCAAACACTGTAATTGAATTGGCAGGAGTAGGAGACCGTTTTAACGGAAATGCCTATGTGACAATGGTGAATCACGTTTTAGAGAGCGGCAACTGGACGACCAAAGTAAAATTTGGACTTGACGAAAAGTTTGCCTACGAAAATAAAGATTTCGCTTATCCTAATGCATCTGGTCAGCTTCCGCCCATTAACGGTTTACAGGTTGCTACAGTAAAAAAAATATTTGGAGACCCAGATTCTCAATTCCGCATTTTGATCACATTGCCAAGCAATGCTGAAAATCAAGACGGAATATGGGCCAGAATGGCCAATTTTCATGCGACAAATAAGGCAGGAGCAGGTTTTTTGCCAGAAGTTGGAGATGAAGTCATAATTGGATTTTTAGAAAATGATCCGCGTTACCCAGTTATTTTGGGATCGTTATACAGCACTGCCAAAACCGCAGCAGCAACCGCAGCAGACAATAACAATTATATCAAAACGATTATCACAAAAAGTCAGCTCAAAATGACATTTGATGATGAGAAAAAGATATTGAAGTTAGAAACGCCGGCAGGAAATTATATCACTTTTAGCGATGATGCCAAATCTATAGAAATTAAAGATCAGCACAGCAATTCAATAACAATGGACTCCAATGGCATTTCTGTGCAAAGTTCTAAAGACATTGTTCTAGATGCAAAAGGAAAAATTTCGTTAACAGCCGTGCAGAATGTTGAGATTGAGGCTCAGATGGATGTAAAAATGACGGGTTTAAACATAAACAATAATGCCAACATAGGATTTGTGGCTAAAGGAGCCGCTACAGCAGAATTATCTGCCAGCGGACAAACCACCGTAAAAGGTGCAATAGTAATGATAAATTAA
- a CDS encoding CIS tube protein produces MALLKLKIEAFSDPECTSSVGDPIEAMFNPNTYTRKYKAQYNAPKVIGQNDRTLIFQALVGNDMTLKLIADGTGVVPLPKGVLDVDDYIKKIKQLTYSYNGLKHRPNYLTIVWGSLSMICVCKGLNVSYNLFKEDGTALRASIELMLSGTTDFVTVAKEAKKSSPDLTHMRTVKAGDTLPLMTFRIYGDSSYYMEVAKINNLTSINAIKPGDQLYFPPIKK; encoded by the coding sequence ATGGCATTACTCAAACTTAAAATTGAAGCTTTTTCTGATCCCGAATGCACAAGTTCTGTAGGCGATCCTATAGAAGCCATGTTTAACCCAAATACGTATACCCGTAAATATAAGGCGCAGTATAATGCTCCAAAAGTTATCGGACAAAACGATAGAACGCTTATTTTTCAGGCATTAGTCGGAAACGATATGACCTTAAAATTAATTGCCGATGGTACTGGTGTTGTGCCATTGCCCAAAGGAGTTTTGGATGTTGACGATTATATTAAAAAAATTAAACAGCTTACCTATTCTTATAATGGTTTAAAGCACAGGCCCAATTACCTCACTATAGTATGGGGAAGTTTGTCTATGATTTGTGTCTGCAAAGGATTAAATGTTAGCTATAATTTATTTAAAGAAGACGGTACAGCGCTTCGAGCTTCTATTGAGCTTATGTTATCGGGAACGACTGATTTTGTTACGGTAGCTAAAGAAGCCAAAAAGAGTTCGCCTGACTTAACGCACATGAGAACAGTGAAAGCAGGAGATACTTTGCCCTTAATGACTTTTAGAATATACGGAGACAGTTCCTATTATATGGAAGTTGCCAAAATAAATAATCTAACCAGTATAAATGCGATAAAACCAGGAGATCAGTTGTATTTTCCCCCAATAAAAAAATAA
- a CDS encoding DUF5908 family protein has translation MPIEIRELVIKVNIVEDNKTADAVETQNLSDLKRQIIKECTERVIAKLEKKSER, from the coding sequence ATGCCAATTGAAATTCGTGAATTAGTTATAAAAGTCAATATCGTTGAAGATAACAAAACAGCAGACGCTGTAGAAACTCAAAATTTATCTGATCTGAAAAGACAGATTATAAAGGAGTGTACAGAAAGGGTTATTGCGAAACTAGAAAAAAAATCGGAGCGATAA
- a CDS encoding phage tail protein, translating to MAYVAKTPPFFPAAFSFKVNVVGITGVYEGSFQEVTGLGAKLGVETIKEGGENRFEHRLPNPVKYDNLILKRGMVLNSGLITWARNSIESFNFITKTVIVNLLDETSAPIASWSFNAAYPVALKISDLKAQDNAIVIETLELSYSYFTRIF from the coding sequence ATGGCATACGTAGCTAAAACACCACCATTTTTTCCTGCAGCATTTTCTTTTAAGGTAAATGTTGTAGGAATTACTGGTGTTTACGAGGGCAGTTTTCAGGAAGTCACAGGGCTTGGAGCCAAATTGGGAGTTGAAACCATAAAAGAAGGCGGCGAGAACCGATTCGAACATCGTTTGCCAAATCCTGTCAAATATGATAATTTAATTTTAAAAAGAGGAATGGTATTAAATTCGGGCCTCATTACGTGGGCACGAAATTCTATCGAGTCTTTTAATTTTATTACAAAAACCGTAATTGTCAATTTATTAGACGAGACTAGCGCTCCAATTGCTTCATGGTCATTTAATGCTGCCTATCCTGTTGCTTTAAAAATATCCGATTTAAAAGCTCAGGATAATGCTATTGTTATAGAAACTCTCGAGTTGTCGTACAGTTATTTTACGAGGATTTTTTAA
- a CDS encoding phage tail protein: MADDGSTQSAATWPLVKFSFQVKWDDAELIFQEVTGLSSETQVIEYRGGSSKVYSTVKMPGIQKFGNVTLKKGMFLGDKALWDKYNIIAMNTYKRSTITISLLDEKNEVAMSWTLANAFPVKITVTDMKSDGNEVAVESIELAHEKLTIVK; encoded by the coding sequence ATGGCAGACGATGGTTCAACACAATCAGCGGCCACCTGGCCTTTAGTTAAATTTTCATTTCAAGTAAAATGGGATGATGCCGAACTAATTTTTCAGGAGGTAACAGGTTTATCATCAGAAACACAGGTGATAGAATATCGCGGAGGCAGCAGTAAGGTATACTCTACCGTAAAGATGCCGGGAATACAAAAATTTGGAAATGTGACTTTAAAAAAAGGAATGTTTTTAGGTGATAAGGCTTTATGGGATAAGTACAATATTATTGCCATGAATACTTACAAAAGATCGACTATTACCATAAGCTTGCTGGACGAGAAAAATGAAGTAGCGATGAGCTGGACTTTGGCGAATGCTTTTCCAGTAAAAATTACGGTTACGGATATGAAATCTGACGGTAATGAAGTAGCAGTAGAATCTATTGAATTGGCACATGAAAAATTAACGATAGTGAAATAA
- a CDS encoding phage tail sheath C-terminal domain-containing protein: MINNPMTPGVYIDEKNAFPSSAVSVETAIPVFIGYTEKAVWNGKSLVNVPTRVTSFAEYVERFGGGFKAKFKIADANPAIKQETFSLDGKNKVVEINKDNTLYLFNSIRLFYANGGGPCYILTVDTFKDKATLEIKADDFLGSTTKLDPFEILKKEFEPTLIVVPDAIALGEACYNSIYTKILSHCAAMQSRFGLFDLVKQLPSEDTTPIVKSFREGIGMNDLKYGAAYYPWLKSGVVQPGEVTFENLDDSIDLATILPKKEEAALNIIKIYKTAIEAAEDNPPAVYKAIKDVEKAEKAFEDAKFLEANTKKIAIDKAKADLAAAQNADPADDAKVKEAEKALADLVDNTDQSDALKELDKAKSDAEEALAAAKTTAVKALETAKAELETAKNAEPVDADKVKAAEKKVANATNDLSEKVIFPSDNDKLNYHQSLKATSPTYTNILEEIRSKLNELPPSAAMAGIYTAVDSSRGVWKSPANVSVSMVNAPSVNISNEQQESLNVDVVAGKSINVIRTFPGIGTLVWGARTLDGNSQDWRYINVRRTLIMIEQSLKLAARSYVFEPNDANTWVTVKSMMSNFLTNLWKQGALAGAVPEQAFDVQIGLGSTMTPTDILDGKMLITVKVAIVRPAEFIIITFQQQMQQS, encoded by the coding sequence ATGATAAACAACCCTATGACCCCCGGTGTTTATATTGATGAGAAGAACGCTTTTCCTAGTTCTGCAGTATCAGTAGAAACAGCTATTCCTGTCTTTATCGGCTATACAGAAAAAGCCGTGTGGAATGGCAAATCATTAGTAAATGTTCCAACCAGAGTTACCTCATTTGCAGAATATGTAGAGCGTTTTGGTGGAGGATTTAAAGCAAAATTTAAAATTGCGGATGCTAATCCAGCTATCAAACAAGAAACCTTTTCGCTTGACGGGAAAAACAAAGTAGTCGAAATAAACAAAGACAATACGCTGTATTTGTTTAATTCTATTCGCTTGTTTTATGCCAATGGAGGAGGCCCTTGTTATATCTTAACTGTCGATACTTTTAAAGATAAGGCAACATTAGAAATAAAGGCTGACGACTTTTTGGGTTCTACAACAAAATTGGATCCTTTTGAAATTCTAAAAAAAGAGTTTGAGCCTACGCTTATAGTGGTTCCAGATGCAATTGCGTTAGGCGAAGCGTGCTACAATTCAATTTACACCAAAATTTTAAGCCATTGCGCAGCCATGCAAAGCCGTTTTGGACTTTTTGATTTGGTAAAGCAATTGCCTTCTGAAGATACTACGCCAATCGTTAAAAGTTTTCGCGAAGGCATCGGAATGAATGATTTAAAATACGGAGCAGCTTATTATCCGTGGCTTAAATCGGGAGTTGTGCAGCCTGGCGAAGTAACTTTTGAAAACTTGGATGATAGCATCGATCTAGCGACTATTTTGCCGAAAAAAGAAGAAGCCGCTTTGAATATCATTAAAATATACAAAACTGCAATAGAAGCCGCAGAAGACAATCCGCCTGCTGTATACAAAGCAATAAAGGATGTTGAAAAGGCAGAAAAAGCATTTGAAGATGCCAAATTTTTGGAAGCCAACACCAAAAAAATAGCTATCGATAAAGCAAAAGCAGATTTGGCAGCGGCACAAAATGCTGATCCTGCAGATGATGCTAAGGTTAAAGAAGCCGAAAAAGCTTTGGCAGATTTAGTCGATAATACCGATCAAAGTGATGCATTAAAAGAACTAGATAAAGCAAAATCTGATGCAGAAGAGGCTTTGGCTGCGGCCAAAACAACGGCCGTAAAAGCATTAGAAACTGCAAAAGCAGAATTGGAAACCGCTAAAAATGCAGAACCAGTTGATGCTGATAAGGTTAAAGCTGCTGAGAAAAAAGTAGCAAATGCAACTAATGATCTTTCAGAAAAAGTAATTTTTCCTTCGGATAATGATAAACTAAATTATCATCAATCACTAAAAGCTACCAGTCCAACATACACTAACATCCTTGAAGAAATCAGATCAAAATTGAATGAGCTTCCGCCAAGTGCTGCAATGGCTGGTATTTATACCGCTGTAGACAGTAGCCGCGGTGTTTGGAAATCTCCAGCAAATGTATCTGTGAGTATGGTAAACGCTCCATCGGTAAACATTTCAAACGAGCAGCAAGAGAGTCTGAATGTTGATGTTGTGGCAGGAAAATCAATTAATGTTATCCGTACTTTTCCAGGAATCGGAACTTTAGTTTGGGGTGCCAGAACTTTAGATGGCAATAGTCAGGATTGGCGCTACATTAATGTTAGAAGAACTTTAATCATGATCGAGCAATCTTTAAAACTAGCAGCACGATCTTATGTATTTGAACCTAATGATGCCAATACATGGGTAACGGTAAAAAGCATGATGTCTAATTTCTTGACTAATTTATGGAAACAAGGCGCTTTGGCAGGAGCAGTTCCTGAGCAGGCGTTTGATGTTCAGATTGGTTTGGGGTCTACCATGACACCTACAGATATTCTAGACGGAAAAATGCTAATTACAGTAAAAGTGGCAATTGTACGTCCTGCGGAGTTCATTATTATAACATTCCAGCAGCAAATGCAGCAATCTTAA